AGGCGCTCCTCCAGGTTCTCGATCCCGGCCCAGCTCGCCAGCGCGTCGTCCAGCGTGGTGGTGACCGGGTGGCCGAGCTCCGTCAGCCGCGCCGTCACCTCGGCGGCCAGGTCGCCGGTGAGGTCCAGCAGGGTGGCCGGGTCCGGCTTCTCGAACAGCATGGTGTGGATGCCGAGCAGCCGGAACAGTTCCGTCACCGGGTCCGGGTGATCGTCGGCGCGCAGGTCGACCAGGACGTCCCCGGTGCCGCCGTAACCGCCGCCCTTGCACACCACGTAGAGTCCCGCGCTCTGCCGGCCGCGCCGGTCACCGCCGGCCCGGTCGCCCGCGGCCAGCGCGCGCAGCAGCCGTTCGGCGAATCGCCCGGCCGCGGCCGCGGGGTCGAGCCAGGCGTCCCGCACCGCCTCCAGCACCCGCGGGCCGGCCAGGATGTTGCCCTGGATCGCGTAGCCGTCGCCGGTCAGGTGCCCGGCCCAGTCGTGGCAGGCCGCACCGGTGAACGCGGCGCCGTCGCCGGCCGGGCCGACCACGCCCACCTGCCGATGGTCCCGCTCACCGTCGCCGGAGACCAGCGCCGCCACCGTCTCCGCCGCGGAACGGCCCTCCCGCAGCAGGTCCAGGCCCCGCGGCCGGTATGACAGGTTCAGATGCGCCTGCGTCGCCACCGCGCCCAGCGAGGCCTCCGCGGCCGGCACCAGCGCGCCCGCCGCCAGGAACTTGCTCGCCACCGCCACACCGTGCAGTCGCCCGTCGGCCGACCGCCCCACGATCGAGAACGTCACCGCGCGAACCTACCCCCGGTTTGTGCGTTCCCGCGACGGGTAAGCCGCGGTCAGGCGCCCGCCGAACCGGAAGGGAAACACATGACGTTGCGCGCGATCGTTCTCGGCTGCTCGCTCAAGTCCTCCGACGAACCGTCCAGCTCGGAGCTGCTCGGCCGCGAGGTGCTCACCGCGCTCGCGGACCACGACGTGGACGGCGAGTTCGTCCGCGTCGCCGACCACGACGTCAAGTTCGGCGTCACCACGGACGAGGGCGACGGCGACGCGTGGCCCGCGATCCGCGCGAAGATCATGGACGCGCAGATCCTGGTCATCGCCACGCCGATCTGGCTGGGCCAGCCGTCCAGCGTCTGCAAGATGGTCCTGGAGCGCCTCGACGCGGAGCTGTCCGAGACCGACGAACAGGGCCGCATGCGTACGTTCGGCAAGGTCGCGGCCGTGGCCGTGGTCGGCAACGAGGACGGTGCCCACCACGTGGTCGCGGAGGTGCTGCAGGCGCTCAACGACGTCGGCTTCACCGCGGCCGCGGCCGGCTCGACCTACTGGGTGGGCGAGGCGATGGGCGGCGTGGACTACCGGGACGCCGGGCCGAAGCCGGACACCACCGGCAGCGCCACCAAGACGCTCGCGGCCAACACCGCGCACCTGGCCCACCTGCTGGCGAAGGAGCCGTACCCTCCGGCAGGCTGAGATCGCGGGGCGTAACCTGGCCCGGTGCTGAGCGATCTTGCGGAACGGCGCGGTCTCCTGCGGCTGCTGCTGCCGCTCGGGGTCATCTGCGTCGCGGCCGGGCTGTCCGGTGCGGTGTTCTCGCCGCTGCTGTCGCTGTTCCTCAGCACCGACGTCGCGGCCGGCCCGGCCCAGATCACGCTGTTCCTGGTCGCGTCGCCGCTGGCGGCGGTGGCCGTGTCCACGGTCGCCGGCCGGCTCTCCGACCGGTACCCGATCCGGCGCGCGCTGCTGGTCGCCACCGGCGTGGCCGGCGTCACGGGCATGGTCGCGGCCGCGTACGTCCGGGACTTCTGGGTGCTGCTCGCGCTCGCGGTCACGGTCACCGCGTTCGCGCAGACCACGTTCCCGCAGTCGTTCGCGTACGCGCGGCAGGCGCTCGCGCGCGTCGACGCCGGCCGGTCCGCGATGGCGATCAGCACGCTGCGCATGCTCTACTCCGCGGCCTGGGTCGGTGGCCCGCCGATCGCGGCCGTGGTGCAGTCCGCCGGCGGTTTCCGGTACGTCTACCTGCTCGCGGCCGCCGCGTTCGCGGTCGCCGTGCTGGTCGCGCTCGCCTGGCTGGCCGAGCCGCCACCGGTCCCGGCCGCGGTGCCGCAGCACGCCGGCGGCCCGCAGCACGCCGGCGGCCCGCCGCCGCCCGCCGGACCGGACGCGTTGCCGCCCACCGGGCCGGCCGGCTCGTTCCCGCAACGGCCGAACGCGCCCGGCTGGGTGCTGGCCGTGACGGTCGCCGGGTTCACGCTGCTGCAGACGCCGCTCACGCTCGGCATCCAGGCGCTGCCGCTGTTCGTCACCCAGGACCTGGGCGGCGAGACCAGCGCGTCCGGTCTGATCCTCGGGCTGTGCGCGGCGCTGGAGATCCCGCTGATGCTCGGCTCCGGCGCGCTCGCCACCCGGCTGCCGCTGCGCGGGCTGATCCTCGGCGGCGCGGTGCTCGGCACCGCCTACTACGGGCTCGCCGGGCTGGCCACCGAGGTGTGGATGCTGCTGGCCGGGCAGCTGCTCAACGCCGGCTACATCGCGGCGGTCACCGGGCTGGGCATCTCCTACGTCCAGGACATGCTGCCGCGTGAGCCGGGCCGGGCGACCACGCTGTACAGCAACACCTACACGATCGGTGCGATGCTGGCCGGCCCGCTGTTCGGCGTCGCGCAGACGCTCGGCATCCGCTGGGCGTACCCGTTCGCCGCCGTCCTCTGCGCCGCCGGCCTGGTGCTGCTCCTGATCACCCGCCGCGCCTACCCGCGGTGACCGGTCACCGCGGGCTCTCCGCCAGGTCGATCAGGGTGTCGATGCCGGCCAGGGACATCACGCGGCGCAGGCGTGGGCTCGGGTGCAGCGTCAGCGGCACGCCGGCGGCACCGGCCGCGCGCCACGCCGCGATCAGCGCGGCCAGCCCGCGCGAGTCACAGAACGAGACCTCGGCACCGTCGATCAGCAGGTGCCGGGGTGCGGTCGCGACCGCGTCCAGCAGCGCGCGTTGCAGCGCCGGCGCGGTCGCGCCGTCGATCTCGCCGCCCACATGGACGGTCAGGCCACCGTCCGGGCGGTCGTCGCGTCGCAGCATCAGGTCCGTCATCTCTACCCTCGGTCGTCTCCCCGGCCCGGCGGTGTCCAGTCCAGGCAGACCGCGACCGCGTCGTCGATCGACTCGCCGCCGATGAACGCGCGGAGGTCGCCGATCACCGAGCGGACCGCGGCGAGCGGGGACAGCGCGCCGCTGCGGGCCAGGAACCGGTCCAGCAGGCTGTCGCCGTACCGGGTGCCGCGCGCGGTGGCCTCCACGATCCCGTCGCTGACCACGAACAGCCGGTCGCCGGGCTCCAGCGTGAACGTCTGCGTGGTGTACATCGTGCCGTCGAACATGCCGAGCGGGTCCTGGGCCTCCAGCGTGACCGCGCTGATCTCGCCGTCGCGCAGCCGCAGCAGCCGCGGTGAGCCCGCGTCGACCGCGGTGACCACGCCGGTGTTCAGGTCCAGGTCCAGCAGCAGTGCGTCTATGTGCTGCGCACCCCGGTGGTAGGAGTAGATCGCCTGGTCCGCGAGCGTGGCCTGGTCCGCCACGTCCAGCCCGGCCCGGCGCGCGTTGCGCAGCGCGTTCATCGCCAGGCAGGTCAGGGTGGCCGCGGCCACCCCCTCGCCGTGCCCGTTTATCACCACGACCTGCAGCCGGTCCGGGTCGTCCGACCAGTCGAACGTGTCGCCGCGCACCGCGTACGCCGGCTCCAGCTGCCCGGCCAGCGCGAACGCGGGCCCGGTGCGGCCCCGACCGGGAAGCAGCCCCCACTGCATCTCGGCCGCGAGCGTGAGCCGTTTCGTACGCGCGGCCACCGCGTACCGGTCGGTGCCCTCGCGCGCCGCGACCAGCGCGTGACCGAGCAGGTCCGCGACCTCGGCCAGCTCCGCGCGCAGGTGCGGGTCGTCCGGCGTGGGCGTGACCCGGATGACGCCGAGCCGGTCACCGCGGACCGAGACGGGCAGCCACAGCGCCGCGCCGTCCACCACCTCGGCCAGGTGGTCGAAGGCGCGCCAGGCCGGTGCGCCGGGGTGGGTGACGGCCGGGCCGCCGTCCAGCGGCACCAGCTCGCTGAGCCGGTAGTCGATCTGGAACAGGTCCAGCGCGGCGATCGCGTACTGCTTCGTCAGGTATTCCGACAGGTGTTCCACGATCTGGTGGGCCGGTGCCGACATCAGCGTCCGCTGGGCGCCGATCAGACGATCGTGCATCGTGCCTCCCGCGGGCGAACGAGGATAGTCTTGCCTGCACCATGGCTTCCGACGGTGATCCGGACGTCGCCGCCGCCGCCGTCGACGCGGCGGCGGACGGGCTGCTGACCGCGTTCGACGACGACCTGCCCCAGTCGCTGTCCGCGTCGCAGTTGCGCGCGGTGCTGACGCTGGAGTCGCTGCCCGCCGGGGTCAACCTGCGGGGC
This genomic window from Catenuloplanes niger contains:
- a CDS encoding PP2C family protein-serine/threonine phosphatase; its protein translation is MHDRLIGAQRTLMSAPAHQIVEHLSEYLTKQYAIAALDLFQIDYRLSELVPLDGGPAVTHPGAPAWRAFDHLAEVVDGAALWLPVSVRGDRLGVIRVTPTPDDPHLRAELAEVADLLGHALVAAREGTDRYAVAARTKRLTLAAEMQWGLLPGRGRTGPAFALAGQLEPAYAVRGDTFDWSDDPDRLQVVVINGHGEGVAAATLTCLAMNALRNARRAGLDVADQATLADQAIYSYHRGAQHIDALLLDLDLNTGVVTAVDAGSPRLLRLRDGEISAVTLEAQDPLGMFDGTMYTTQTFTLEPGDRLFVVSDGIVEATARGTRYGDSLLDRFLARSGALSPLAAVRSVIGDLRAFIGGESIDDAVAVCLDWTPPGRGDDRG
- a CDS encoding flavodoxin family protein; amino-acid sequence: MTLRAIVLGCSLKSSDEPSSSELLGREVLTALADHDVDGEFVRVADHDVKFGVTTDEGDGDAWPAIRAKIMDAQILVIATPIWLGQPSSVCKMVLERLDAELSETDEQGRMRTFGKVAAVAVVGNEDGAHHVVAEVLQALNDVGFTAAAAGSTYWVGEAMGGVDYRDAGPKPDTTGSATKTLAANTAHLAHLLAKEPYPPAG
- a CDS encoding sugar efflux transporter; this translates as MLSDLAERRGLLRLLLPLGVICVAAGLSGAVFSPLLSLFLSTDVAAGPAQITLFLVASPLAAVAVSTVAGRLSDRYPIRRALLVATGVAGVTGMVAAAYVRDFWVLLALAVTVTAFAQTTFPQSFAYARQALARVDAGRSAMAISTLRMLYSAAWVGGPPIAAVVQSAGGFRYVYLLAAAAFAVAVLVALAWLAEPPPVPAAVPQHAGGPQHAGGPPPPAGPDALPPTGPAGSFPQRPNAPGWVLAVTVAGFTLLQTPLTLGIQALPLFVTQDLGGETSASGLILGLCAALEIPLMLGSGALATRLPLRGLILGGAVLGTAYYGLAGLATEVWMLLAGQLLNAGYIAAVTGLGISYVQDMLPREPGRATTLYSNTYTIGAMLAGPLFGVAQTLGIRWAYPFAAVLCAAGLVLLLITRRAYPR
- a CDS encoding STAS domain-containing protein; this encodes MTDLMLRRDDRPDGGLTVHVGGEIDGATAPALQRALLDAVATAPRHLLIDGAEVSFCDSRGLAALIAAWRAAGAAGVPLTLHPSPRLRRVMSLAGIDTLIDLAESPR
- a CDS encoding DUF1028 domain-containing protein; this translates as MTFSIVGRSADGRLHGVAVASKFLAAGALVPAAEASLGAVATQAHLNLSYRPRGLDLLREGRSAAETVAALVSGDGERDHRQVGVVGPAGDGAAFTGAACHDWAGHLTGDGYAIQGNILAGPRVLEAVRDAWLDPAAAAGRFAERLLRALAAGDRAGGDRRGRQSAGLYVVCKGGGYGGTGDVLVDLRADDHPDPVTELFRLLGIHTMLFEKPDPATLLDLTGDLAAEVTARLTELGHPVTTTLDDALASWAGIENLEERLVPARIDPLVLDHLRAR